A single window of Nicotiana sylvestris chromosome 3, ASM39365v2, whole genome shotgun sequence DNA harbors:
- the LOC104240496 gene encoding NAC domain-containing protein 78-like, producing MSMVPAARRGCIMGVRFHPTEAELINFLKRFLKGELLPSECPNFQLADIYGDQPPWEIFGANSDHPKEKVRYIFTRLQKQKSEHTRVRRTCANGTWKGQTGIDPIKNAKGTVVGFRRCFKFQTSRSKEGEHNKNWLMKEYSVGNDFFRENNIPKEDIVVCRIKKNIRSKKNHGVNMEEQDVPKAIEAMLHGPDEDYCTTVQPATICQAADQHQVNDWSNYQQEVNWADDMLIGIDEFGDIIW from the coding sequence ATGTCGATGGTGCCAGCTGCACGCCGTGGGTGTATCATGGGTGTTCGGTTTCACCCTACTGAAGCAGAGTTGATCAACTTTCTGAAAAGGTTCCTAAAGGGCGAGCTTTTGCCGAGTGAATGCCCTAATTTCCAACTTGCCGATATCTATGGAGACCAACCACCATGGGAGATATTTGGAGCTAATTCTGATCATCCCAAAGAGAAGGTTCGCTATATTTTTACtcggttgcagaagcagaagagtGAGCATACAAGGGTTCGTCGAACTTGCGCCAACGGGACATGGAAAGGCCAAACCGGTATTGATCCTATCAAGAACGCTAAGGGAACTGTGGTTGGGTTTAGAAGATGTTTCAAGTTTCAAACTAGTCGTAGTAAAGAAGGCGAGCACAATAAAAATTGGCTGATGAAAGAATATTCCGTCGGGAATGATTTCTTTAGAGAAAACAATATTCCTAAGGAGGATATTGTTGTGTGCCGAATCAAGAAGAATATAagatcaaagaaaaatcatgggGTAAATATGGAGGAACAAGATGTTCCAAAAGCAATCGAAGCTATGTTACATGGACCTGATGAAGATTACTGCACAACAGTACAACCAGCAACAATATGTCAAGCAGCTGATCAACATCAAGTTAATGACTGGTCCAACTACCAACAGGAGGTCAATTGGGCTGATGATATGCTCATAGGGATAGACGAGTTTGGAGATATAATCTGGTAA